One Prunus dulcis chromosome 8, ALMONDv2, whole genome shotgun sequence DNA window includes the following coding sequences:
- the LOC117637905 gene encoding protein SPIRRIG-like isoform X2 — translation MFQGSKGKTMKWGTLLKDLREKVGLTQSPSSSFSASATASSSSSSSAAALSSNNNANSALHGSYSPSRDKHELELDFKRFWEEFRSSSSEKEKEAALNLTVDVFCRLVKQHANVTQLVTMLVETHIFSFVLGRAFVTDIEKLKISSRTRYLDVEKVLKFFSEVTKDDISPGSNLLTALQVLASGPIDKQSLLDSGILCCLIHILNALLNPDKANQNQKATDREEPTLAEKKYDCDASQVRRLEVEGSVVHIMKALANHPLAAQSLIEDDSLQLLFQMVTNGSLTVFSRYKEGLVLVHIIQLHRHAMQILGLLLVNDNGSTAKYIRKHHLIKVLLMAVKDFNPDCGDSTYTMGIVDLLLECVELSYRPEAGGVRLREDIHNAHGYQFLVQFALKLSSIAKSQGFHSVQFRSSDQNSASAGSHALDAVDMQDAMGEKDPLTQQLSPTLSRLLDVLVNLAQTGPTESPGYSGKGSKSSHTRSGGHSRSRTPSSDRLADEVWEKDNHKVKDLEAVQMLQDIFLKADNRELQAEVLNRMFKIFSSHLENYKLCQQLRTVPLFILNMAGFPPSLQDILLKILEYAVTVVNCVPEQELLSLCCLLQQPISSELKHTILSFFVKLLSFDQQYKKVLREVGVLEVLLDELKQHKLLLGSDHQSGNSNQLERKSSSSSFKKHLDNKDVIISSPRLMESGSGKLPIFEVDGTVAIAWDCMVSLLKKAETNQSSFRLANGVTAVLPFLVSDIHRSGVLRVLSCLIIEDGTQAHPEELGVIVEILKSEMVTSVSGSQYRLQSDAKCDTMGALWRILGVNNSAQRVFGEATGFSLLLTTLHSFQSDGEHSDQSSLVVYIKVFTYLLRVVTAGVCDNAVNRTKLHTIISSQTFYDLLLESGLLSVDCEKQVIQLLFELALEIVLPPFLTSESVTSPDDLDNESSSFSIMTTSGSFHPDKERVFNAGAVRVLIRSLLLFTPKMQLEVLSLIERLARSGPFNQENLTSVGCIELLLETIQPFLLSSSPILKYALEIVEVLGAYRLSASELRMLIRYVLQMRLMKSGRILVDMMERLILMEDSENISLAPFVAMDMSKIGHASIQVSLGERSWPPAAGYSFVCWFQFRNLLKLPVKEPESKAGPSKRRSSSAGQHHERHVLRIFSVGAANDENTFYAELYLQEDGVLTLATSNSCSLSFSGLELEEGRWHHLAVVHSKPNALAGLFQASVAYVYLDGKLRHTGKLGYSPSPVGKPLQVTVGTPVTCARVSDLTWKVRSCYLFEEVLTSGCICFMYILGRGYRGLFQDTDLLRFVPNTACGGGSMAILDTLDADLTLASHTQKLDIASKQGDSKADGSGIVWDLERLGNLSLQLSGKKLIFAFDGTCAEAIRASGDLSMLNLVDPMSAAASPIGGIPRFGRLHGDIYLCRQCVIGDTICPVGGMTVILALVEAAETRDMLHMALTLLACALHQNPQNVRDMQKCRGYHLLALFLRRRMSLFDMQSLEIFFQIAACEASFSEPRKLKYNRTNLSPATTMQETSFEELHLSRFREEFSSAGSQGDMDDFSAQKDSFSHISELESADMPAETSNCIVLSNEDMVEHVLLDWTLWVTAPVSIQITLLGFLEHLVSMHWYRNHNLTVLRRINLVQHLLVTLQRGDVEVPVLEKLVVLLGVILEDGFLSSELEHVVRFVIMTFDPPELTPRHPITREAMGKHVIVRNMLLEMLIDLQVTIKSEDLLEQWHKIVSSKLITYFLDESVHPTSMRWIMTLLGVCLTSSPTFALKFRTSGGYQGLARVLPSFYDSPDIYYILFCLIFGRSVYPRLPEVRMLDFHALMPNDGSYVELKFVELLESVITMAKSTFDRLSIQSMLAHQSGNLSQVGAGLVAELVNGNADMAGELQGEALMHKTYAARLMGGEASAPFAATSVLRFMVDLAKMCPPFTSVCKRAEFLETCIDLYFSCVRAAHAVKMTKELSVKTEEKNLNDCDDTCSSQNTFSSLPHEQDQSAKTSISVGSFPPGQVSTSSEDTAVPLNSGADDRADTKVTTAQEGLHKSVQDDAQAVQSLDGDNADQVSATSSTNEFSFRNMKITLEPIKPTESQSSASFTMLDSPNLSEKSNYRLPLTPSPSPVLALTSWLGSASPNDFKSPIVASPSIDSSATTTEFDPSSEMKSPSQGPSTATTFFAASPKLLLEMDDAGYGGGPCSAGATAVLDFIAEVLSEFVTEQMKVSQIIEGILESVPLYVDADSMLVFQGLCLSRLMNFLERRLLRDDEENEKKLDKSRWSSNLDSLCWMIVDRAYMGAFPQPSGVLKTLEFLLSMLQLANKDGRIEEATPSGKSLLSIGRGSRQLDAYVHSILKNTNRMILYCFLPSFLSIIGEDDLLSCLGLLIEPKKRLSSNSSYDNSGIDIYTVLQLLVAHRRILFCPINMDTDINCCLCVNLISLLRDQRQNVQNMAVDIVKYLLVHRRVALEDLLVSKPNQGHQLDVLHGGFDKLLTENLSAFFEWLQSSELMVNKVLEQCAAIMWVQYITGSSKFPGVRIKAMEGRRKREMGRKSKDTSKSDLKHWEQVNERRYALELVRDAMSTELRVVRQDKYGWVLHAESEWQTHLQQLVHERGIFPMRKSSVTEDPEWQLCPIEGPYRMRKKFERCKLKIDTIQNVLDGQFEVGAAELSKEKNENDLDASDNDSESFFQLLTDSAKQNGLDGELYDGSFFKEPDNVKGVASVTNEWNDDRASSINEASLHSALEFGVKSSAASVPLDDSVQERSDLGSPRQSSSARIDDVKVTDDKSDKELHDNGEYLIRPYLEPFEKIRFRYNCERVVGLDKHDGIFLIGELSLYVIENFYIDDSGCICEKECEDELSIIDQALGVKKDATGCMDFQSKSTSSWGATVKSGVGGRAWAYNGGAWGKEKVCTSGNLPHPWNMWKLNSVHEILKRDYQLRPVAVEIFSMDGCNDLLVFHKKEREEVFKNLVAMNLPRNSMLDTTISGSAKQESNEGSRLFKTMAKSFSKRWQNGEISNFQYLMHLNTLAGRGYSDLTQYPVFPWVLADYENENLDLSDPKTFRRLEKPMGCQTLEGEEEFRKRLVMLAYLHGLKAALESSSGSIGRHWNLIMFQNICIIG, via the exons GTTAGTTGAAACACATATATTCTCATTTGTCCTTGGAAGAGCATTTGTAACAGATATTGAGAAGCTAAAAATTAGCAGCAGAACAAGATATTTGGATGTAGAAAAAGTACTGAAGTTTTTTTCAGAAGTCACAAAG GATGACATCAGTCCTGGTTCAAATTTGTTAACTGCTTTACAAGTCCTTGCTTCTGGG CCTATTGATAAGCAATCTCTCCTGGATTCGGGGATATTGTGCTGTCTCATTCATATTCTCAATGCCCTTCTGAATCCTGATAAAgccaatcaaaatcaaaaggctACTGATCGTGAAGAACCAACTTTAGCTGAGAAAAAATATGATTGTGATGCCAGTCAAGTCCGTCGGCTTGAG GTAGAGGGGAGTGTTGTGCATATTATGAAAGCACTGGCAAACCATCCTTTGGCTGCACAAAGTTTGATTGAGGACGATTCACTTCAGTTGCTCTTTCAGATGGTTACGAATGGCTCTTTGACAGTCTTCTCTCGATATAAGGAGGGCCTGGTTCTGGTGCACATCATACAGCTTCATAGACATGCTATGCAG ATTCTTGGTCTTCTTTTGGTCAATGACAATGGGAGCACAGCAAAATATATTCGCAAACATCATCTG ATAAAAGTTCTTTTAATGGCCGTTAAAGATTTCAATCCTGATTGTGGTGATTCTACATACACTATGGGCATTGTGGATTTGTTGCTTGAATGTGTGGAATTGTCATATAGGCCTG AGGCTGGTGGTGTCAGGCTTAGGGAGGATATACATAATGCCCATGGTTATCAGTTCCTTGTTCAGTTTGCTTTAAAACTTTCCTCGATTGCTAAGAGTCAGGGGTTCCATTCTGTTCAATTTAGATCTTCAGACCAAAATTCTGCTTCAGCCGGTTCCCATGCACTGGATGCTGTAGACATGCAGGATGCCATGGGAGAAAAGGACCCCTTAACCCAACAACTTTCTCCCACTTTGTCTCGATTGCTTGATGTTCTTGTTAATCTAGCGCAAACTGGCCCAACTGAATCTCCAGGATATTCTGGCAAAGGTTCGAAATCTTCTCATACCAGGTCTGGTGGCCATAGCAGAAGTCGTACACCATCTTCAGACAGATTGGCTGATGAAGTTTGGGAAAAGGACAATCATAAAGTTAAAGACCTTGAAGCAGTTCAGATGTTGCAGGACATTTTCCTCAAAGCAGATAACAGGGAGTTGCAAGCAGAAGTTCTAAATAGaatgttcaaaatattttcaagTCATCTTGAAAACTACAAGTTGTGCCAGCAGTTACGGACTGTTCCACTTTTCATCCTAAATATGGCCGGTTTTCCTCCATCTTTGCAAGACatacttttaaaaattctCGAGTATGCTGTGACTGTTGTGAATTGCGTTCCGGAGCAAGAATTACTTTCACTTTGTTGCTTGTTGCAGCAACCAATATCATCAGAATTAAAGCACACcatactttctttctttgttaaaCTTTTATCCTTTGACCAGCAGTACAAAAAGGTCCTCCGAGAAGTTGGTGTCCTGGAAGTTTTGTTGGATGAGCTGAAGCAGCACAAGTTACTTTTGGGTTCAGACCATCAAAGTGGAAATTCTAATCAGTTGGAGAGAAAGTCCAGCTCAAGCAGCTTTAAAAAGCACTTGGACAATAAGGATGTCATTATTTCATCACCCAGACTTATGGAATCTGGTTCAGGGAAGCTTCCTATATTTGAAGTTGATGGTACAGTTGCTATTGCGTGGGATTGTATGGTCTCATTACTAAAGAAAGCGGAAACTAATCAATCGTCTTTCCGTTTGGCTAATGGTGTAACTGCGGTTCTCCCTTTTCTTGTGTCTGATATACACCGTTCAGGGGTGCTTAGGGTGCTGTCATGTTTGATCATTGAAGATGGTACCCAG GCACATCCTGAAGAATTAGGTGTGATTGTTGAAATTCTAAAAAGTGAAATGGTTACCAGCGTTTCGGGATCTCAATACAGGCTTCAAAGTGATGCAAAATGTGACACTATGGGGGCTTTGTGGCGTATTCTGGGAGTTAATAATTCAGCTCAGAGAGTGTTTGGTGAAGCCACTGGGTTTTCTCTTCTGCTTACCACACTCCATAGTTTCCAAAGTGATGGAGAGCATTCAGATCAGTCTTCTTTAGTGGTCTACATTAAGGTGTTTACGTATTTGTTGCGTGTTGTGACTGCTGGAGTGTGTGATAATGCTGTTAATAGGACAAAGTTGCACACAATTATATCATCCCAAACTTTCTATGATCTTCTATTGGAGTCTGGCTTACTTAGTGTGGACTGTGAAAAGCAAGTCATACAATTGTTGTTTGAACTAGCTCTTGAAATCGTGCTTCCACCATTCTTGACATCAGAAAGTGTTACATCCCCTGATGATCTTGATAATGAGTCATCAAGTTTTTCAATAATGACTACATCAGGTTCATTTCATCCTGACAAGGAACGAGTGTTCAATGCCGGTGCTGTTAGAGTTCTTATTCGTTCATTACTGCTCTTTACTCCAAAGATGCAGCTTGAAGTGCTGAGCCTTATTGAAAGGCTTGCTCGTTCTGGCCCCTTCAATCAGGAAAACCTCACCTCTGTAG gtTGCATAGAACTGCTGTTGGAAACCATTCAACCCTTTCTTTTGAGCTCATCCCCAATACTTAAATATGCTCTGGAGATTGTGGAAGTTCTTGGGGCATACAG GTTATCTGCATCAGAACTTCGAATGCTTATTCGTTATGTGTTGCAAATGAGGCTGATGAAGTCAGGTCGTATACTTGTTGACATGATGGAAAGGTTAATTCTCATGGAGGATTCAGAAAATATTTCTCTGGCACCATTTGTAGCAATGGACATGAGCAAGATTGGTCACGCTTCAATTCAGGTCTCTCTGGGAGAAAGATCATGGCCTCCAGCTGCTGGTTACTCATTTGTCTGCTGGTTTCAGTTTCGAAATCTCTTGAAGTTGCCGGTTAAAGAACCAGAGTCCAAAGCTGGTCCTTCTAAGAGGCGGAGCAGTTCTGCTGGGCAACATCACGAGCGGCATGTTCTACGGATATTTTCTGTTGGTGCAGCAAATGATGAAAATACATTCTACGCAGAACTTTATCTTCAGGAGGATGGTGTTCTAACCCTTGCAACCAGCAACTCTTGTTCCTTATCATTTTCAGGATTAGAACTTGAGGAAGGCAGGTGGCATCACCTTGCAGTTGTACATAGCAAACCAAATGCTCTTGCTGGACTGTTCCAAGCCAGTGTTGCTTATGTGTATCTTGATGGAAAGCTGAGACACACTGGGAAACTAGGATATTCTCCATCTCCAGTTGGAAAACCTTTGCAGGTAACGGTGGGGACCCCGGTTACTTGTGCAAGAGTTAGTGACTTGACCTGGAAGGTCCGTTCCTGCTACCTTTTTGAGGAGGTGCTCACCTCAGGTTGTATTTGTTTCATGTACATTCTTGGTCGAGGATATCGAGGGCTCTTCCAAGACACAGATCTTCTTCGCTTTGTCCCTAACACAGCATGCGGCGGCGGTAGCATGGCTATCTTAGATACATTAGATGCAGACTTGACCTTGGCTTCTCATACACAGAAACTTGACATAGCTAGTAAGCAAGGAGATTCCAAGGCAGATGGCAGTGGAATTGTTTGGGATTTGGAGAGACTAGGTAATCTCTCTTTACAGCTCTCTGGAAAGAAGCTTATATTTGCATTTGATGGAACCTGTGCAGAAGCTATTCGAGCATCAGGGGATTTATCCATGCTCAATTTAGTTGATCCAATGTCAGCCGCTGCTTCTCCTATTGGGG GTATACCCCGTTTTGGGCGTCTTCATGGGGATATTTACCTATGTAGGCAATGTGTAATTGGTGATACTATTTGCCCAGTTGGTGGGATGACAGTTATCCTGGCCTTAGTTGAGGCTGCTGAGACTAGGGACATGCTGCACATGGCCCTTACTTTACTGGCCTGTGCTCTTCATCAGAATCCTCAGAATGTGAGAGACATGCAGAAATGCCGGGGATACCATTTATTGGCTCTGTTTTTGCGTCGGCGAATGTCACTATTTGACATGCAATCTCTTGAGATATTTTTCCAGATTGCTGCCTGTGAAGCATCTTTTTCGGAACCAAGGAAGTTGAAATATAATCGTACTAATTTGTCGCCAGCTACAACTATGCAGGAAACCAGTTTTGAGGAACTTCATTTGTCCAGGTTCCGGGAAGAATTTTCTTCAGCTGGATCTCAAGGAGACATGGATGATTTTTCTGCACAAAAAGATTCATTCAGTCATATTTCAGAGCTTGAAAGTGCTGATATGCCCGCTGAAACCTCAAATTGCATCGTCTTGTCAAATGAAGACATGGTTGAACATGTCCTGTTGGATTGGACATTGTGGGTGACGGCTCCggtttcaattcaaattacacTCCTTGGTTTTCTAGAGCATCTAGTGTCCATGCACTGGTACAGAAACCATAACCTGACTGTTCTGCGCCGAATAAACCTTGTTCAACATTTACTAGTTACTCTACAGCGGGGTGATGTTGAAGTTCCTGTTTTGGAGaaattagttgtattgcttggTGTCATTTTAGAAGATGGGTTTCTGTCATCTGAACTAGAACATGTGGTTAGGTTTGTGATTATGACATTTGATCCACCTGAACTGACACCCCGACATCCAATAACGCGCGAGGCCATGGGAAAGCATGTAATTGTGAGAAACATGCTGCTTGAGATGCTTATTGATCTGCAAGTAACTATTAAATCAGAAGATTTGCTTGAGCAGTGGCATAAGATTGTTTCGTCTAAATTGATTACATATTTTCTAGACGAATCTGTTCACCCAACAAGTATGAGATGGATCATGACTCTTCTTGGTGTTTGTCTTACTTCATCCCCGACATTTGCATTAAAATTTCGCACCAGTGGAGGTTACCAAGGCTTGGCCCGGGTGCTTCCAAGTTTCTATGATTCCCCagacatatattatattttgttcTGTCTGATATTTGGCAGGTCTGTCTATCCTAGATTGCCGGAAGTTCGCATGCTAGACTTTCATGCCCTTATGCCAAATGATGGAAGTTATGTGGAACTGAAATTCGTAGAATTGTTGGAATCTGTTATTACTATGGCAAAATCTACGTTTGACAGGTTGAGCATTCAGTCAATGCTTGCTCACCAATCTGGTAATCTTTCCCAGGTTGGTGCTGGCCTTGTGGCAGAACTTGTGAATGGAAATGCAGACATGGCTGGCGAGCTTCAAGGTGAAGCATTGATGCATAAAACATATGCCGCCCGCTTAATGGGTGGGGAGGCATCAGCCCCTTTTGCTGCTACTTCAGTCTTGAGATTTATGGTTGATTTGGCAAAAATGTGCCCCCCTTTCACTTCTGTTTGCAAACGAGCAGAATTTCTTGAAACCTGCATTGacctatatttttcttgtgtCAG AGCTGCCCATGCGGTAAAGATGACAAAGGAACTCTCTGTAAAGACAGAAGAGAAGAACTTGAATGATTGTGATGATACCTGTAGTTCACAGAACACATTTTCTAGCCTGCCACATGAACAGGATCAGTCTGCCAAAACCTCCATTAGTGTTGGAAGCTTCCCTCCTGGTCAGGTAAGTACAAGTTCTGAAGACACTGCTGTTCCCCTAAATTCTGGGGCTGATGATAGAGCAGATACCAAGGTTACTACAGCCCAGGAGGGATTACACAAGTCAGTGCAAGACGATGCACAAGCTGTTCAGAGCTTAGATGGTGACAATGCTGACCAGGTGTCTGCCACCTCCAGCACGAATGAATTTAGCTTCCGTAACATGAAAATCACCCTGGAGCCCATTAAACCAACAGAGTCTCAGAGTTCTGCATCTTTTACCATGCTTGATTCTCCCAATTTATCGGAGAAGTCTAATTATAGACTCCCACTCACACCCTCGCCTTCTCCTGTTCTAGCATTGACATCTTGGCTGGGGAGTGCAAGCCCTAATGACTTCAAATCTCCCATAGTTGCCTCTCCTTCCATTGATTCTTCTGCGACTACGACTGAATTTGATCCATCTTCAGAAATGAAGTCTCCTTCTCAAGGGCCTTCTACTGCAACTACCTTTTTCGCAGCTAGTCCAAAACTGCTTCTTGAAATGGATGATGCTGGCTATGGAGGTGGTCCTTGTTCTGCTGGAGCTACTGCTGTTTTAGATTTTATTGCAGAAGTTCTTTCCGAGTTTGTGACCGAGCAAATGAAAGTATCACAGATTATAGAGGGCATATTGGAAAGTGTTCCACTCTATGTTGATGCAGATTCCATGTTAGTATTTCAGGGCTTGTGCCTTAGCAGACTGATGAACTTTCTAGAGAGACGTCTCTTGCgtgatgatgaagaaaatgagaaaaagcTGGATAAAAGTCGTTGGTCCtcaaatttggattcattATGCTGGATGATAGTAGATCGTGCCTATATGGGCGCTTTTCCTCAACCCTCTGGTGTATTAAAGACGCTGGAGTTCTTATTATCTATGCTACAATTAGCAAATAAAGATGGGCGGATTGAAGAAGCTACTCCCAGTGGAAAGAGTCTCTTATCTATTGGAAGAGGGAGCAGGCAACTTGATGCTTATGTACATTCAATTCTTAAAAATACAAATCGTATGATACTGTATTGTTTTCTGCCATCATTTTTGTCTATAATAGGAGAAGATGATCTCCTTTCGTGCTTAGGTTTGCTCATCGAACCAAAGAAGAGACTGTCCTCTAACTCCTCATATGATAATTCAGGAATTGATATCTACACAGTGTTACAGTTATTAGTTGCTCACAGGCGAATTCTATTCTGTCCCATCAATATGGATACTGACATAAACTGTTGTCTTTGTGTGAATTTAATATCTCTGCTCCGAGACCAAAGGCAGAATGTACAGAACATGGCAGTTGATATTGTCAAGTATCTCCTGGTGCATCGCCGGGTAGCTCTAGAAGATTTACTGGTCTCTAAACCAAACCAAGGGCACCAACTGGATGTGCTACATGGGGGATTTGACAAGTTATTGACTGAAAATTTATCTGCTTTCTTTGAGTGGCTTCAGAGTTCTGAACTGATGGTGAATAAAGTACTTGAGCAGTGTGCTGCCATTATGTGGGTACAGTATATTACTGGATCATCAAAATTTCCCGGAGTGAGAATTAAAGCTATGGAAGGTCGTCGCAAGAGAGAAATGGGGAGAAAATCAAAGGATACATCAAAGTCAGATCTAAAGCACTGGGAGCAGGTGAATGAACGGAGATATGCACTGGAATTGGTGCGCGATGCAATGTCCACCGAGCTGAGAGTTGTGCGTCAAGACAAGTATGGTTGGGTTCTGCATGCTGAGAGTGAGTGGCAAACCCATCTCCAACAACTTGTTCATGAGCGAGGAATATTCCCAATGCGAAAATCCTCTGTTACTGAAGATCCTGAGTGGCAACTTTGCCCAATTGAAGGTCCATACAGGATGCGCAAAAAATTTGAGCGctgcaaattgaaaattgataCTATCCAAAACGTTCTTGATGGACAATTTGAAGTAGGGGCAGCAGAGCtgtcgaaagaaaaaaatgagaacGATTTGGATGCTTCGGATAATGATTCCGAATCATTCTTTCAACTTTTGACTGATAGTGCCAAACAGAATGGCCTTGATGGTGAGCTGTATGATGGATCATTTTTTAAAGAACCGGATAATGTCAAAGGTGTTGCTTCTGTTACGAATGAATGGAATGATGATAGAGCTAGTAGTATCAATGAAGCAAGTCTGCACTCTGCACTTGAGTTTGGTGTCAAGTCTAGTGCAGCATCCGTGCCCCTTGATGATAGTGTACAAGAAAGATCTGACCTAGGGTCCCCAAGGCAATCTTCTTCTGCAAGAATTGATGATGTCAAAGTTACAGATGATAAATCAGACAAGGAACTTCATGATAATGGGGAATACCTGATCAGACCTTATCTGGAACCTTTTGAAAAGATACGATTTCGATATAACTGTGAACGAGTTGTGGGTCTTGACAAGCATGATGGTATATTTTTAATAGGCGAGCTTTCTCTGTatgttattgaaaatttttataTTGACGACTCCGGGTGCATTTGTGAAAAGGAATGCGAAGATGAACTCTCTATTATTGATCAGGCTCTGGGTGTAAAGAAAGATGCTACAGGCTGTATGGATTTCCAATCCAAGTCAACTTCGTCTTGGGGAGCAACTGTAAAGTCAGGGGTTGGGGGAAGAGCGTGGGCCTATAACGGTGGTGCATGGGGAAAGGAGAAAGTGTGTACTAGTGGTAATCTACCTCATCCTTGGAACATGTGGAAACTCAACAGTGTTCATGAGATTCTGAAGCGTGATTACCAGCTGCGTCCTGTTGCTGTTGAAATTTTTAGCATGGATGGATGTAATGATCTCCTGGTGTtccacaaaaaagaaagggaagaagtTTTCAAAAATCTAGTAGCCATGAATCTTCCCAGGAATAGCAT GTTGGACACAACCATTTCTGGATCagcaaaacaagaaagcaATGAGGGTAGCCGTCTATTTAAGACAATGGCTAAATCCTTTTCAAAAAGGTGGCAAAATGGAGAAATAAGCAATTTCCAATACCTTATGCATCTCAACACACTGGCAGGACGTGGATACAGTGATCTTACCCAATACCCGGTGTTTCCATGGGTTCTTGCAGATTATGAGAATGAAAATCTGGACTTGTCAGATCCAAAAACATTTCGTAGACTTGAGAAACCGATGGGTTGTCAGACATTAGAGGGTGAAGAAGAATTCAGAAAAAG gTTGGTGATGTTGGCTTACCTCCATGGGCTAAAGGCAGCACTAGAGAGTTCATCAGGAAGCATAGGGAGGCACTGGAATCTGATTATGTTTCAGAACATTTGCATCATTGGATAG